The Dysidea avara chromosome 13, odDysAvar1.4, whole genome shotgun sequence genome includes a region encoding these proteins:
- the LOC136242498 gene encoding ephrin type-B receptor 3-like isoform X2, translating to MIIRGGKMTALGFFVLLAIAVHATTSQAPGDANEVCVTSPLRPTVVNQDILMASFDYGDLVKDNGPWAVVDLDGNNDELAGSRSPIWSQSGLTCERITTACGYLSGAQDNWLITQYINNTASRDMYISVKFTINADCGLGCGTVLDMFVLQTNNSDQNFARNVSNFPSSALAALTDTVRNGLTITNEIEKIGTAATSGVYVAFRDTGTCVSIAEVVVYYPICDAHSPMVGANFSRDGLPEETLSGMCFRNMAVNMNMPGRSIQAMCVLDLGTLNTTWNMECMCVPGYRFISRSGIDQCEACPPFMFKNTLSNTDICQPCPAYSNTTESDTGVDVCPCFPGFYRAMGEDAMRCTRPPSAPRNLTISNVTNTTAVLEWEAALDDGDRSDLIYTISTNVSSANYTTSDTNFTLDTLIPFVFYEISVTAGNGVSSQDIDGRDNRTLSVFANTDEGVGGDIDQSAITGTTRELSWSPPTFPQGTIQGYEVVIRDSNNDTILQTITTGDATSLAINLEPGNYNVQIRAITAVGPGEFSAPANLTITPGDDGGGDGGSDNLGLIIGAAVGAVVVIVVIIIIIVLCVCCIQRRGGKPVDDLTMYALQNDEDITKKLPGVRKYVDPQNYASPESALKDFACEIPSHQLRLDEVIGGGEFGDVCRGIWYKPNTKHLSVAIKTLKPGSPYKDRVDFLTEASIMGQFHHDNVITLHGVVTKTQPVMIVMEYMENKSLDVYLRQNDDLLGPVRLVSMAKGVAAGMQYFGEIGFVHRDLAARNVLVSKDEMCKIADFGLSRETNDENAYDVKTGGKIPIRWTAPEAIQYRKFTTSSDVWSYGVLLWEVMSYGQQPYWDWSNHKVLDEVEAGYRLELPKDCPQTVYEVMLDCWNLDHRLRPKFDEIGKELDALLNNNFQSTRRYVRQARTNRLAPGSGNAITAGNEINPLDFPTVDMWLHAIKMDRYLETFQKNNFLEPNDCLTLTQATLIDMGITLSGHQHKILASIQAANSRLQREPSYKI from the exons ATGATTATTCGAGGCGGCAAGATGACAGCGCTCGGTTTCTTTGTACTACTGGCGATCGCGGTGCATGCCACAACTAGCCAAGCTCCTGGAGACGCTAATGAAGTGTGCGTAACGAGTCCACTACGACCAACAGTTGTGAATCAAGATATTTTAATGGCAAGCTTCGACTATGGAGATTTAGTTAAAGATAATGGACCTTGGGCTGTTGTTGATTTGGATGGAAATAACGACGAACTGGCGGGCAGCCGTTCTCCTATA tgGTCGCAGTCGGGACTCACTTGTGAAAGAATAACTACGGCGTGTGGATATTTATCAGGTGCACAAGACAACTGGCTCATCACCCAATACATTAACAACACTGCCAGTCGTGATATGTACATCAGTGTGAAATTCACCATCAATGCTGATTGTGGGCTAGGTTGTGGTACTGTACTGGATATGTTTGTACTGCAGACAAATAACTCTGATCAGAATTTTGCCAGAAACGTCAGCAATTTTCCAAGCTCAGCATTGGCTGCCCTAACTGACACTGTCAGAAATGGATTAACAATAACAAATGAAATTGAGAAAATTGGAACAGCAGCTACTTCAGGAGTTTATGTAGCATTCAGAGATACAGGAACGTGTGTTAGTATAGCTGAAGTAGTGGTATATTATCCTATTTGTGATGCACACTCTCCCATGGTTGGGGCTAACTTCTCAAGAGATGGACTTCCAGAAGAGACACTTAGTGGAATGTGTTTTCGTAACATGGCAGTCAACATGAATATGCCTGGTAGATCAATACAGGCAATGTGTGTCCTTGATTTAGGAACACTGAATACTACCTGGAATATGGAGTGCATGTGTGTACCAGGGTATAGGTTTATCTCACGTTCTGGTATTGATCAGTgtgaag CATGTCCACCTTTCATGTTCAAGAACACTCTTAGCAATACGGACATATGTCAGCCTTGTCCTGCATACAGTAATACCACTGAGAGTGATACTGGTGTGGATGTGTGTCCATGTTTTCCTGGTTTTTACAGAGCTATGGGAGAGGATGCTATGAGATGTACAC gGCCACCATCTGCACCTCGCAATCTTACAATTTCTAATGTCACAAACACCACAGCAGTCCTTGAATGGGAGGCAGCTTTAGATGATGGTGACCGTTCAGATCTCATTTATACAATATCAACTAATGTCAGTAGTGCTAATTACACCACAAGTGATACTAACTTTACACTGGATACTCTTATACCATTTGTGTTCTATGAGATATCTGTCACAGCTGGTAATGGAGTGTCATCACAAGACATAGATGGTAGAGACAACCGCACATTATCTGTGTTTGCTAACACTGATGAAGGAG TTGGAGGGGACATCGACCAATCCGCCATCACGGGAACAACTAGGGAGCTAAGTTGGAGCCCTCCCACCTTCCCGCAAGGAACCATACAAGGATATGAAGTTGTGATACGTGACTCTAACAATGATACTATACTACAGACTATCACTACTGGTGATGCAACATCTTTAGCCATCAATTTGGAACCGGGCAACTACAATGTACAG ATTCGTGCAATTACTGCTGTTGGTCCGGGAGAATTTAGTGCACCAGCTAACCTAACAATTACTCCTGGTGA TGATGGCGGTGGTGATGGTGGTAGTGACAATCTTGGTCTCATTATTGGTGCTGCTGTCGGTGCTGTTGTGGTTATCGttgtcatcattatcatcatagtcctgtgtgtatgttgtattcAGAGAAG AGGCGGAAAGCCAGTTGATGACCTAACCATGTACGCCCTTCAAAATGATGAGGATA TTACCAAGAAGTTACCTGGTGTCCGTAAATATGTTGACCCACAAAACTACGCCAGCCCAGAGTCTGCACTGAAAGACTTTGCGTGTGAGATTCCCTCTCACCAGCTGAGGTTGGATGAAGTCATCGGTGGAG gtgaatttggtgatgTTTGTCGAGGCATTTGGTACAAGCCCAATACCAAGCACTTGTCAGTGGCCATCAAGACTTTGAAG CCTGGCTCTCCGTACAAAGATAGAGTGGACTTCCTTACGGAGGCCTCCATCATGGGTCAATTCCATCATGACAATGTGATCACTCTTCATGGAGTTGTAACCAaga CCCAGCCAGTGATGATAGTGATGGAGTACATGGAAAACAAGTCACTGGATGTCTACCTTAGG CAAAATGATGACTTGTTGGGACCAGTGCGGCTGGTTTCCATGGCAAAGGGAGTGGCTGCAGGCATGCAGTACTTTGGAGAAATCGGTTTTGTCCATCGT GATCTTGCAGCTCGTAATGTATTAGTCTCCAAAGATGAAATGTGCAAGATTGCTGACTTTGGTCTGTCACGAGAGACAAATGACGAAAATGCTTACGACGTGAAGACA ggagggaaaatccctattaGATGGACGGCACCTGAGGCTATCCAATATCGCAAGTTCACAACTTCCAGTGATGTGTGGAgttatggtgtgttgttatgGGAGGTGATGAGCTATGGACAACAACCCTACTGGGATTGGTCCAATCATAAG GTGCTAGATGAAGTGGAAGCTGGTTATCGGCTAGAATTGCCCAAG GATTGTCCCCAGACAGTATATGAAGTGATGTTGGACTGTTGGAATCTTGACCATCGACTGCGGCCAAAGTTTGATGAGATTGGCAAAGAGCTAGACGCCCTCTTGAATAACAACTTCCAGTCAACAAGAAGGTACGTGAGACAAGCTAG GACTAATCGTCTGGCTCCTGGTTCTGGAAATGCTATCACTGCTGGCAACGAGATCAACCCGCTTGACTTTCCAACAGTTGATATGTGGCTGCATGCCATCAAAATGGACCGCTACCTGGAAACTTTTCAGAAAAACAACTTCCTAGAACCTAATGACTGCCTGACACTAACACAAGCCACCCTTATTGATATGGGCATCACCTTATCTGGACACCAACACAAAATCCTGGCCAGTATCCAGGCAGCAAACAGCCGCCTGCAGCGAGAACCATCCTACAAGATCTGA
- the LOC136242498 gene encoding ephrin type-B receptor 3-like isoform X1, whose translation MIIRGGKMTALGFFVLLAIAVHATTSQAPGDANEVCVTSPLRPTVVNQDILMASFDYGDLVKDNGPWAVVDLDGNNDELAGSRSPIWSQSGLTCERITTACGYLSGAQDNWLITQYINNTASRDMYISVKFTINADCGLGCGTVLDMFVLQTNNSDQNFARNVSNFPSSALAALTDTVRNGLTITNEIEKIGTAATSGVYVAFRDTGTCVSIAEVVVYYPICDAHSPMVGANFSRDGLPEETLSGMCFRNMAVNMNMPGRSIQAMCVLDLGTLNTTWNMECMCVPGYRFISRSGIDQCEACPPFMFKNTLSNTDICQPCPAYSNTTESDTGVDVCPCFPGFYRAMGEDAMRCTRPPSAPRNLTISNVTNTTAVLEWEAALDDGDRSDLIYTISTNVSSANYTTSDTNFTLDTLIPFVFYEISVTAGNGVSSQDIDGRDNRTLSVFANTDEGVGGDIDQSAITGTTRELSWSPPTFPQGTIQGYEVVIRDSNNDTILQTITTGDATSLAINLEPGNYNVQIRAITAVGPGEFSAPANLTITPDGDGGGDGGSDNLGLIIGAAVGAVVVIVVIIIIIVLCVCCIQRRGGKPVDDLTMYALQNDEDITKKLPGVRKYVDPQNYASPESALKDFACEIPSHQLRLDEVIGGGEFGDVCRGIWYKPNTKHLSVAIKTLKPGSPYKDRVDFLTEASIMGQFHHDNVITLHGVVTKTQPVMIVMEYMENKSLDVYLRQNDDLLGPVRLVSMAKGVAAGMQYFGEIGFVHRDLAARNVLVSKDEMCKIADFGLSRETNDENAYDVKTGGKIPIRWTAPEAIQYRKFTTSSDVWSYGVLLWEVMSYGQQPYWDWSNHKVLDEVEAGYRLELPKDCPQTVYEVMLDCWNLDHRLRPKFDEIGKELDALLNNNFQSTRRYVRQARTNRLAPGSGNAITAGNEINPLDFPTVDMWLHAIKMDRYLETFQKNNFLEPNDCLTLTQATLIDMGITLSGHQHKILASIQAANSRLQREPSYKI comes from the exons ATGATTATTCGAGGCGGCAAGATGACAGCGCTCGGTTTCTTTGTACTACTGGCGATCGCGGTGCATGCCACAACTAGCCAAGCTCCTGGAGACGCTAATGAAGTGTGCGTAACGAGTCCACTACGACCAACAGTTGTGAATCAAGATATTTTAATGGCAAGCTTCGACTATGGAGATTTAGTTAAAGATAATGGACCTTGGGCTGTTGTTGATTTGGATGGAAATAACGACGAACTGGCGGGCAGCCGTTCTCCTATA tgGTCGCAGTCGGGACTCACTTGTGAAAGAATAACTACGGCGTGTGGATATTTATCAGGTGCACAAGACAACTGGCTCATCACCCAATACATTAACAACACTGCCAGTCGTGATATGTACATCAGTGTGAAATTCACCATCAATGCTGATTGTGGGCTAGGTTGTGGTACTGTACTGGATATGTTTGTACTGCAGACAAATAACTCTGATCAGAATTTTGCCAGAAACGTCAGCAATTTTCCAAGCTCAGCATTGGCTGCCCTAACTGACACTGTCAGAAATGGATTAACAATAACAAATGAAATTGAGAAAATTGGAACAGCAGCTACTTCAGGAGTTTATGTAGCATTCAGAGATACAGGAACGTGTGTTAGTATAGCTGAAGTAGTGGTATATTATCCTATTTGTGATGCACACTCTCCCATGGTTGGGGCTAACTTCTCAAGAGATGGACTTCCAGAAGAGACACTTAGTGGAATGTGTTTTCGTAACATGGCAGTCAACATGAATATGCCTGGTAGATCAATACAGGCAATGTGTGTCCTTGATTTAGGAACACTGAATACTACCTGGAATATGGAGTGCATGTGTGTACCAGGGTATAGGTTTATCTCACGTTCTGGTATTGATCAGTgtgaag CATGTCCACCTTTCATGTTCAAGAACACTCTTAGCAATACGGACATATGTCAGCCTTGTCCTGCATACAGTAATACCACTGAGAGTGATACTGGTGTGGATGTGTGTCCATGTTTTCCTGGTTTTTACAGAGCTATGGGAGAGGATGCTATGAGATGTACAC gGCCACCATCTGCACCTCGCAATCTTACAATTTCTAATGTCACAAACACCACAGCAGTCCTTGAATGGGAGGCAGCTTTAGATGATGGTGACCGTTCAGATCTCATTTATACAATATCAACTAATGTCAGTAGTGCTAATTACACCACAAGTGATACTAACTTTACACTGGATACTCTTATACCATTTGTGTTCTATGAGATATCTGTCACAGCTGGTAATGGAGTGTCATCACAAGACATAGATGGTAGAGACAACCGCACATTATCTGTGTTTGCTAACACTGATGAAGGAG TTGGAGGGGACATCGACCAATCCGCCATCACGGGAACAACTAGGGAGCTAAGTTGGAGCCCTCCCACCTTCCCGCAAGGAACCATACAAGGATATGAAGTTGTGATACGTGACTCTAACAATGATACTATACTACAGACTATCACTACTGGTGATGCAACATCTTTAGCCATCAATTTGGAACCGGGCAACTACAATGTACAG ATTCGTGCAATTACTGCTGTTGGTCCGGGAGAATTTAGTGCACCAGCTAACCTAACAATTACTCCTG ATGGTGATGGCGGTGGTGATGGTGGTAGTGACAATCTTGGTCTCATTATTGGTGCTGCTGTCGGTGCTGTTGTGGTTATCGttgtcatcattatcatcatagtcctgtgtgtatgttgtattcAGAGAAG AGGCGGAAAGCCAGTTGATGACCTAACCATGTACGCCCTTCAAAATGATGAGGATA TTACCAAGAAGTTACCTGGTGTCCGTAAATATGTTGACCCACAAAACTACGCCAGCCCAGAGTCTGCACTGAAAGACTTTGCGTGTGAGATTCCCTCTCACCAGCTGAGGTTGGATGAAGTCATCGGTGGAG gtgaatttggtgatgTTTGTCGAGGCATTTGGTACAAGCCCAATACCAAGCACTTGTCAGTGGCCATCAAGACTTTGAAG CCTGGCTCTCCGTACAAAGATAGAGTGGACTTCCTTACGGAGGCCTCCATCATGGGTCAATTCCATCATGACAATGTGATCACTCTTCATGGAGTTGTAACCAaga CCCAGCCAGTGATGATAGTGATGGAGTACATGGAAAACAAGTCACTGGATGTCTACCTTAGG CAAAATGATGACTTGTTGGGACCAGTGCGGCTGGTTTCCATGGCAAAGGGAGTGGCTGCAGGCATGCAGTACTTTGGAGAAATCGGTTTTGTCCATCGT GATCTTGCAGCTCGTAATGTATTAGTCTCCAAAGATGAAATGTGCAAGATTGCTGACTTTGGTCTGTCACGAGAGACAAATGACGAAAATGCTTACGACGTGAAGACA ggagggaaaatccctattaGATGGACGGCACCTGAGGCTATCCAATATCGCAAGTTCACAACTTCCAGTGATGTGTGGAgttatggtgtgttgttatgGGAGGTGATGAGCTATGGACAACAACCCTACTGGGATTGGTCCAATCATAAG GTGCTAGATGAAGTGGAAGCTGGTTATCGGCTAGAATTGCCCAAG GATTGTCCCCAGACAGTATATGAAGTGATGTTGGACTGTTGGAATCTTGACCATCGACTGCGGCCAAAGTTTGATGAGATTGGCAAAGAGCTAGACGCCCTCTTGAATAACAACTTCCAGTCAACAAGAAGGTACGTGAGACAAGCTAG GACTAATCGTCTGGCTCCTGGTTCTGGAAATGCTATCACTGCTGGCAACGAGATCAACCCGCTTGACTTTCCAACAGTTGATATGTGGCTGCATGCCATCAAAATGGACCGCTACCTGGAAACTTTTCAGAAAAACAACTTCCTAGAACCTAATGACTGCCTGACACTAACACAAGCCACCCTTATTGATATGGGCATCACCTTATCTGGACACCAACACAAAATCCTGGCCAGTATCCAGGCAGCAAACAGCCGCCTGCAGCGAGAACCATCCTACAAGATCTGA
- the LOC136242498 gene encoding ephrin type-B receptor 3-like isoform X3 — translation MIIRGGKMTALGFFVLLAIAVHATTSQAPGDANEVCVTSPLRPTVVNQDILMASFDYGDLVKDNGPWAVVDLDGNNDELAGSRSPIWSQSGLTCERITTACGYLSGAQDNWLITQYINNTASRDMYISVKFTINADCGLGCGTVLDMFVLQTNNSDQNFARNVSNFPSSALAALTDTVRNGLTITNEIEKIGTAATSGVYVAFRDTGTCVSIAEVVVYYPICDAHSPMVGANFSRDGLPEETLSGMCFRNMAVNMNMPGRSIQAMCVLDLGTLNTTWNMECMCVPGYRFISRSGIDQCEACPPFMFKNTLSNTDICQPCPAYSNTTESDTGVDVCPCFPGFYRAMGEDAMRCTRPPSAPRNLTISNVTNTTAVLEWEAALDDGDRSDLIYTISTNVSSANYTTSDTNFTLDTLIPFVFYEISVTAGNGVSSQDIDGRDNRTLSVFANTDEGVGGDIDQSAITGTTRELSWSPPTFPQGTIQGYEVVIRDSNNDTILQTITTGDATSLAINLEPGNYNVQIRAITAVGPGEFSAPANLTITPDGDGGGDGGSDNLGLIIGAAVGAVVVIVVIIIIIVLCVCCIQRRGGKPVDDLTMYALQNDEDITKKLPGVRKYVDPQNYASPESALKDFACEIPSHQLRLDEVIGGGEFGDVCRGIWYKPNTKHLSVAIKTLKPGSPYKDRVDFLTEASIMGQFHHDNVITLHGVVTKTQPVMIVMEYMENKSLDVYLRQNDDLLGPVRLVSMAKGVAAGMQYFGEIGFVHRDLAARNVLVSKDEMCKIADFGLSRETNDENAYDVKTGGKIPIRWTAPEAIQYRKFTTSSDVWSYGVLLWEVMSYGQQPYWDWSNHKVLDEVEAGYRLELPKDCPQTVYEVMLDCWNLDHRLRPKFDEIGKELDALLNNNFQSTRRTNRLAPGSGNAITAGNEINPLDFPTVDMWLHAIKMDRYLETFQKNNFLEPNDCLTLTQATLIDMGITLSGHQHKILASIQAANSRLQREPSYKI, via the exons ATGATTATTCGAGGCGGCAAGATGACAGCGCTCGGTTTCTTTGTACTACTGGCGATCGCGGTGCATGCCACAACTAGCCAAGCTCCTGGAGACGCTAATGAAGTGTGCGTAACGAGTCCACTACGACCAACAGTTGTGAATCAAGATATTTTAATGGCAAGCTTCGACTATGGAGATTTAGTTAAAGATAATGGACCTTGGGCTGTTGTTGATTTGGATGGAAATAACGACGAACTGGCGGGCAGCCGTTCTCCTATA tgGTCGCAGTCGGGACTCACTTGTGAAAGAATAACTACGGCGTGTGGATATTTATCAGGTGCACAAGACAACTGGCTCATCACCCAATACATTAACAACACTGCCAGTCGTGATATGTACATCAGTGTGAAATTCACCATCAATGCTGATTGTGGGCTAGGTTGTGGTACTGTACTGGATATGTTTGTACTGCAGACAAATAACTCTGATCAGAATTTTGCCAGAAACGTCAGCAATTTTCCAAGCTCAGCATTGGCTGCCCTAACTGACACTGTCAGAAATGGATTAACAATAACAAATGAAATTGAGAAAATTGGAACAGCAGCTACTTCAGGAGTTTATGTAGCATTCAGAGATACAGGAACGTGTGTTAGTATAGCTGAAGTAGTGGTATATTATCCTATTTGTGATGCACACTCTCCCATGGTTGGGGCTAACTTCTCAAGAGATGGACTTCCAGAAGAGACACTTAGTGGAATGTGTTTTCGTAACATGGCAGTCAACATGAATATGCCTGGTAGATCAATACAGGCAATGTGTGTCCTTGATTTAGGAACACTGAATACTACCTGGAATATGGAGTGCATGTGTGTACCAGGGTATAGGTTTATCTCACGTTCTGGTATTGATCAGTgtgaag CATGTCCACCTTTCATGTTCAAGAACACTCTTAGCAATACGGACATATGTCAGCCTTGTCCTGCATACAGTAATACCACTGAGAGTGATACTGGTGTGGATGTGTGTCCATGTTTTCCTGGTTTTTACAGAGCTATGGGAGAGGATGCTATGAGATGTACAC gGCCACCATCTGCACCTCGCAATCTTACAATTTCTAATGTCACAAACACCACAGCAGTCCTTGAATGGGAGGCAGCTTTAGATGATGGTGACCGTTCAGATCTCATTTATACAATATCAACTAATGTCAGTAGTGCTAATTACACCACAAGTGATACTAACTTTACACTGGATACTCTTATACCATTTGTGTTCTATGAGATATCTGTCACAGCTGGTAATGGAGTGTCATCACAAGACATAGATGGTAGAGACAACCGCACATTATCTGTGTTTGCTAACACTGATGAAGGAG TTGGAGGGGACATCGACCAATCCGCCATCACGGGAACAACTAGGGAGCTAAGTTGGAGCCCTCCCACCTTCCCGCAAGGAACCATACAAGGATATGAAGTTGTGATACGTGACTCTAACAATGATACTATACTACAGACTATCACTACTGGTGATGCAACATCTTTAGCCATCAATTTGGAACCGGGCAACTACAATGTACAG ATTCGTGCAATTACTGCTGTTGGTCCGGGAGAATTTAGTGCACCAGCTAACCTAACAATTACTCCTG ATGGTGATGGCGGTGGTGATGGTGGTAGTGACAATCTTGGTCTCATTATTGGTGCTGCTGTCGGTGCTGTTGTGGTTATCGttgtcatcattatcatcatagtcctgtgtgtatgttgtattcAGAGAAG AGGCGGAAAGCCAGTTGATGACCTAACCATGTACGCCCTTCAAAATGATGAGGATA TTACCAAGAAGTTACCTGGTGTCCGTAAATATGTTGACCCACAAAACTACGCCAGCCCAGAGTCTGCACTGAAAGACTTTGCGTGTGAGATTCCCTCTCACCAGCTGAGGTTGGATGAAGTCATCGGTGGAG gtgaatttggtgatgTTTGTCGAGGCATTTGGTACAAGCCCAATACCAAGCACTTGTCAGTGGCCATCAAGACTTTGAAG CCTGGCTCTCCGTACAAAGATAGAGTGGACTTCCTTACGGAGGCCTCCATCATGGGTCAATTCCATCATGACAATGTGATCACTCTTCATGGAGTTGTAACCAaga CCCAGCCAGTGATGATAGTGATGGAGTACATGGAAAACAAGTCACTGGATGTCTACCTTAGG CAAAATGATGACTTGTTGGGACCAGTGCGGCTGGTTTCCATGGCAAAGGGAGTGGCTGCAGGCATGCAGTACTTTGGAGAAATCGGTTTTGTCCATCGT GATCTTGCAGCTCGTAATGTATTAGTCTCCAAAGATGAAATGTGCAAGATTGCTGACTTTGGTCTGTCACGAGAGACAAATGACGAAAATGCTTACGACGTGAAGACA ggagggaaaatccctattaGATGGACGGCACCTGAGGCTATCCAATATCGCAAGTTCACAACTTCCAGTGATGTGTGGAgttatggtgtgttgttatgGGAGGTGATGAGCTATGGACAACAACCCTACTGGGATTGGTCCAATCATAAG GTGCTAGATGAAGTGGAAGCTGGTTATCGGCTAGAATTGCCCAAG GATTGTCCCCAGACAGTATATGAAGTGATGTTGGACTGTTGGAATCTTGACCATCGACTGCGGCCAAAGTTTGATGAGATTGGCAAAGAGCTAGACGCCCTCTTGAATAACAACTTCCAGTCAACAAGAAG GACTAATCGTCTGGCTCCTGGTTCTGGAAATGCTATCACTGCTGGCAACGAGATCAACCCGCTTGACTTTCCAACAGTTGATATGTGGCTGCATGCCATCAAAATGGACCGCTACCTGGAAACTTTTCAGAAAAACAACTTCCTAGAACCTAATGACTGCCTGACACTAACACAAGCCACCCTTATTGATATGGGCATCACCTTATCTGGACACCAACACAAAATCCTGGCCAGTATCCAGGCAGCAAACAGCCGCCTGCAGCGAGAACCATCCTACAAGATCTGA